Proteins encoded together in one Micromonospora auratinigra window:
- a CDS encoding GNAT family N-acetyltransferase, translating into MVRSAPAEPPATPLTDGVVSLRLRRESDVDPIATASHDPEIRRWLDDTPMDAQARRTALARAAEAWRSGRAAPLVIADAVTDEPLGMVNLQFRDDEVATVAYGVFPQQRGRGIAPRAVRLLAGWARTGPAVRQVLLETDEDNTASIRVAEKSGFRRIGAYTRSDADGVARTVLVFAADPA; encoded by the coding sequence ATGGTCCGTTCCGCCCCCGCCGAGCCGCCGGCCACTCCGCTCACCGACGGCGTGGTCAGCCTGCGGTTGCGGCGGGAATCCGATGTGGACCCGATCGCCACGGCGAGCCACGACCCCGAGATCCGCCGCTGGCTGGACGACACGCCGATGGACGCGCAGGCCCGACGGACCGCCCTGGCCCGGGCCGCCGAGGCGTGGCGCAGCGGCCGGGCCGCGCCGCTGGTGATCGCCGACGCGGTGACCGACGAGCCACTGGGGATGGTCAACCTCCAGTTCCGCGACGACGAGGTGGCCACCGTCGCCTACGGCGTGTTCCCGCAGCAGCGCGGGCGCGGGATCGCCCCGCGGGCGGTCCGGCTGCTGGCGGGCTGGGCCCGGACCGGCCCGGCGGTGCGGCAGGTCCTGCTGGAGACCGACGAGGACAACACGGCCTCGATCCGGGTGGCGGAGAAGAGCGGCTTCCGCCGGATCGGGGCGTACACCCGGTCGGACGCCGACGGGGTCGCGCGGACGGTGCTGGTCTTCGCGGCGGATCCGGCCTGA
- a CDS encoding VOC family protein has product MPSRTLTVDVAAHDPARLARFWADLLDRSVVAEAGGLLLPGGDGQVGLRFVAGEPGPVPHYLHLHLTSDSAADQEQRVATALRLGGRHLDVGQRPEEGHIVLADPAGYEFCVIEPGNSYLAGCGPLGELACDGTRGVGLFWGAALDWPLVWDRDEETAVQSPQGGTKVAWGGPPVHPRAGRGPQRFELVCAGADQRAEVERLVALGATRLDDDPDGAAVLADPDGTEFRVRAG; this is encoded by the coding sequence ATGCCCTCGCGAACCCTGACCGTGGACGTCGCCGCGCACGACCCCGCCCGCCTGGCCCGGTTCTGGGCCGACCTGCTCGACCGCAGCGTCGTCGCGGAGGCCGGTGGTCTGCTCCTGCCCGGCGGGGACGGCCAGGTCGGCCTCCGGTTCGTCGCCGGTGAGCCCGGCCCGGTGCCGCACTACCTGCACCTGCACCTGACCAGTGACAGTGCCGCCGACCAGGAGCAGCGGGTGGCGACCGCGCTGCGGCTCGGTGGCCGCCACCTCGACGTGGGTCAACGTCCCGAGGAGGGGCACATCGTGCTGGCCGACCCGGCGGGCTACGAGTTCTGCGTGATCGAGCCGGGCAACTCCTACCTCGCCGGCTGCGGCCCGCTCGGCGAGCTGGCCTGCGACGGCACCCGCGGTGTCGGTCTCTTCTGGGGCGCGGCGCTGGACTGGCCGCTGGTGTGGGACCGGGACGAGGAGACCGCAGTCCAGTCACCGCAGGGCGGCACGAAGGTCGCCTGGGGCGGCCCGCCGGTGCACCCCCGGGCGGGACGCGGCCCGCAGCGCTTCGAACTCGTCTGCGCCGGCGCGGACCAGCGGGCCGAGGTCGAGCGGCTGGTCGCCCTCGGAGCCACCCGGCTCGACGACGACCCGGACGGCGCGGCCGTGCTGGCCGACCCGGACGGCACCGAGTTCCGGGTGCGCGCCGGCTGA
- a CDS encoding GNAT family N-acetyltransferase has protein sequence MPVRPHPDAPTDSLLVAEDGTTLARLRVRDDAGQPVAADVRALPGVSAVRLAGQARADLAGHRLETTDDALVAALVDGGLRLRRAATEMRHDLDRVPAPGPLPAGWSLGPPGWDDELAAGLAAAYGPEHPDGAWQPGDTAEIRSMFETGEPVPPLAPASARLRDAEGRSAGHVLCAGPVPWTEDACAWVLNLAVAPHAQRRGAGRALLAHALRGARQAGLPAVGLSVADGNPARRMYDDAGFRPVHRTLSVLLPDR, from the coding sequence ATGCCGGTACGCCCCCACCCCGACGCCCCCACCGACTCGCTGCTCGTCGCCGAGGACGGCACGACACTGGCCCGCCTGCGCGTCCGCGACGACGCGGGGCAACCGGTCGCCGCAGACGTACGCGCGCTGCCCGGGGTGTCGGCGGTGCGGCTGGCCGGGCAGGCGCGCGCGGACCTCGCCGGCCACCGGTTGGAGACGACTGACGACGCCCTGGTGGCGGCGCTGGTGGACGGCGGCCTGCGGCTGCGTCGCGCGGCGACCGAGATGCGTCACGACCTGGACCGGGTGCCCGCGCCGGGCCCGCTGCCGGCCGGCTGGTCGCTGGGTCCGCCCGGCTGGGACGACGAGCTGGCGGCCGGGTTGGCGGCGGCGTACGGGCCGGAGCACCCCGACGGGGCGTGGCAGCCGGGCGACACGGCGGAGATCCGGTCGATGTTCGAGACCGGGGAGCCGGTGCCGCCGCTGGCGCCCGCCTCGGCCCGGCTGCGCGACGCCGAGGGACGCAGCGCCGGTCACGTGCTCTGCGCCGGCCCGGTGCCGTGGACCGAGGACGCCTGCGCCTGGGTGCTCAACCTCGCCGTGGCACCGCACGCCCAGCGGCGCGGGGCGGGCCGCGCCCTGCTCGCCCACGCGCTGCGCGGCGCGCGGCAGGCCGGCCTGCCCGCCGTCGGCCTCTCCGTCGCCGACGGCAACCCGGCCCGCCGGATGTACGACGACGCGGGCTTCCGTCCGGTCCACCGGACGCTCTCGGTGCTGCTACCCGACCGTTGA
- a CDS encoding glycoside hydrolase family 15 protein — protein sequence MDDYPAIEDHGLIGDLQTAALVTCDGTIDWFCAPRFDSPSIFAALLDRNMGGYFRITPDGVKYVTKQLYQPDTPILITRFISADGVAEIIDFMPVAGDRPTDQHRLVRLVRMIRGSMHFKLECRPRFNYGRDPHDLEEHPEGYVFRSPTLTLTLNPVRPVPRLLRERDVMADGHDLVGRVTLQEGETGGIVLETASLRPPRIIPAEEVGAIFERTLDFWRRWLDRSTYGGRWREMVERSAITLKLMTYAPTGAMIAAPTASLPEQLGGTRNWDYRYTWIRDTSFSVYALLGLGFTEEASRYVEWLDERVREAGDNAAPLKIMYRVDGSSDLHEEVLEHFEGYRGSGPVRIGNGAADQLQLDIHGEALYAMHLADQQGIRPSHQVWRSTVRLVDWLCQHWDQPDAGIWESRHHPRNYTYGRLMSWVAFDRAIRLANRHGRPADVNRWVQQRDLVYNQIMERGYHLGRRSFVQSFGEPVLDAALLIMPAVDFITPSDPLWQSTLKAIEEDLVSDSLVHRYDPAAAPDGLPGDEGTFNMCSFWYVSALAGAGRLDDARLTFEKMFTFSSNLRLYAEEIALTGEQIGNFPQAFSHLALITTALHLNELLDNRQR from the coding sequence GTGGACGACTATCCCGCCATCGAGGACCACGGGCTGATCGGCGATCTGCAGACGGCTGCCCTGGTGACCTGCGACGGCACCATCGACTGGTTCTGCGCGCCGCGCTTCGACTCGCCGAGCATCTTCGCCGCGCTGCTGGACCGGAACATGGGCGGCTACTTCCGGATCACCCCGGACGGCGTCAAGTACGTGACCAAGCAGCTCTACCAGCCCGACACCCCGATCCTGATCACCCGGTTCATCAGCGCCGACGGGGTCGCCGAGATCATCGACTTCATGCCGGTGGCCGGCGACCGGCCCACCGACCAGCACCGCCTGGTGCGCCTGGTGCGGATGATCCGCGGCAGCATGCACTTCAAACTGGAGTGCCGGCCCCGGTTCAACTACGGCCGCGACCCGCACGACCTGGAAGAACACCCGGAGGGGTACGTCTTCCGCAGCCCGACGCTGACGCTGACCCTCAACCCGGTGCGCCCGGTCCCCCGGCTGCTGCGCGAGCGCGACGTGATGGCCGACGGGCACGACCTGGTCGGCCGGGTCACCCTCCAGGAGGGCGAGACCGGCGGCATCGTGCTGGAGACCGCCTCGCTGCGCCCGCCGCGGATCATCCCGGCCGAGGAGGTGGGGGCGATCTTCGAGCGGACCCTCGACTTCTGGCGCCGCTGGCTCGACCGGTCCACCTACGGGGGGCGCTGGCGGGAGATGGTGGAGCGGTCCGCGATCACGCTGAAGCTGATGACGTACGCGCCCACCGGCGCGATGATCGCCGCGCCGACCGCGTCGCTGCCGGAGCAGCTCGGCGGCACCCGCAACTGGGACTACCGCTACACCTGGATCCGGGACACGTCCTTCTCCGTGTACGCCCTGCTCGGGCTCGGCTTCACCGAGGAGGCCAGCCGGTACGTGGAGTGGCTCGACGAGCGGGTCCGCGAGGCCGGCGACAACGCCGCCCCACTGAAGATCATGTACCGGGTGGACGGCTCGTCCGACCTGCACGAGGAGGTGCTCGAACACTTCGAGGGCTACCGCGGCTCCGGGCCGGTACGCATCGGCAACGGCGCGGCCGACCAGTTGCAGCTCGACATCCACGGCGAGGCGCTGTACGCCATGCACCTCGCCGACCAGCAGGGCATCCGCCCCTCGCACCAGGTGTGGCGCAGCACCGTACGGCTGGTCGACTGGCTCTGCCAGCACTGGGACCAGCCCGACGCGGGCATCTGGGAGAGCCGCCACCACCCCCGCAACTACACGTACGGCCGGCTGATGTCCTGGGTGGCCTTCGACCGGGCGATCCGGCTCGCCAACCGGCACGGCCGGCCGGCCGACGTCAACCGCTGGGTCCAGCAGCGCGACCTGGTCTACAACCAGATCATGGAGCGCGGCTACCACCTGGGCCGCCGCTCCTTCGTGCAGAGTTTCGGCGAACCGGTCCTCGACGCGGCGCTGCTCATCATGCCGGCGGTCGACTTCATCACCCCGTCCGATCCGCTCTGGCAGTCGACGTTGAAGGCGATCGAGGAGGACCTGGTCTCCGACAGCCTGGTGCACCGCTACGACCCGGCGGCCGCGCCCGACGGGCTGCCCGGCGACGAGGGCACCTTCAACATGTGCAGCTTCTGGTACGTCTCGGCGCTCGCCGGCGCCGGCCGGCTCGACGACGCCCGGCTGACCTTCGAGAAGATGTTCACCTTCAGCAGCAACCTGCGGCTGTACGCGGAGGAGATCGCCCTCACCGGCGAGCAGATCGGCAACTTCCCGCAGGCGTTCAGCCACCTCGCCCTGATCACCACCGCGCTGCACCTCAACGAACTGCTCGACAACCGGCAGCGCTGA